GAATCTAGGTTGAGGAGAAGGGAACTTAGTAACCTCAAAACTTTAAGCACTAGACCTTTTTCTTGTTTGGCTGCCCTTAACCACTAGACCAAAAGAAAATTTTGTTAATTTATGGTCGAAATTAATCTTATAATAAAATGGTCGGAAGCCAATGTTTCATTGGCTTGGTCCAAAGACCGGCTCTGATGATATCTTATGTTTCTTAAGTAGATCTATTGGAGGACAAACAAACCAAGTATATAAAAGTTTATATATAATTAATCAGGACAAAGATACTTGATCAATATATTAAAAAGACTAAATACCACAAAATAAACGAATAAGAATAAGATACATCTTCAATATTCAGACCAACATATAATTATATTTTTCGAGAATTGAAACTATATATCCAATTCACGAAAAAATATTTAAGCAACAAAAATCCAACAAACACACACAAAAATGATTTAGAAACATAAATAAGACTTGAAAATATAAAATATAATTATTTCCACATTTAGTTGTAATTCATCAAGGTCATCAGTTGAATCTCCTGCAGTTTCTCCTAATCTCACCAGAACGACCGGTAAGCACATCAACGGCTCCCATCTTTATCATTGCCCTAACAAACTGACGTTTGAAGAAGGCATTGTTGTTAGCATATCGAGCCACAACACCACGAGTCTGACGGTCTGTTGCGAGCCGCTGGTCAACCTGCATCACTCCTCTCCTTTTACGGAGCTGCTTGAAGAATTGGTTGTCGAACCTTAGTGGAGTCGACTGGTCTAGTGCCGCTGACGCGCTGTTTCTACATGTGTTCCTTAAGCTATATCACAAGAAAATAACACATTCAGATTATTATTTCTATGAGTTAAAATAATAAATCTCGTTTTGAATGTAAAATAATTTGCTTACGTTTTCCTGGAAAATTCGTTTCTAACTTTGTTAAAAATGCATTTTAAGAAATCCAAATTTTGGAAATATATAACGTAAACATTATTTTTAAAAGATTATAACCTAAACCATGTAAATGCCATATTTTAATATAACTAAAACTGGGTACCTATTGATGATTTCAGAAATTATAAAATAAACATTTCCAACAATTAAACTGCTCTAACTAGGATAAAAATAAAATTTTAAATCTTCTCAAACTTAAGAACTTAGTTCATTCTTATGTAATTTTTTCCCAATAAATTCAATATTAAATTTGGTTGATTTAAAATTACCTGGAAACCAAGGCTGGGTCCATGGACGGGTCAGGTCGTCCGGTGCCCCGGAAATTAGTGATCCTGTCATTGAATAGACCACAATTTCCCTGACCAACGGTATGTGCACCCAAAAGAGCCACAGCGTCGAATACGTTCATCCCTTTGTTGGTGAACAAACTGACGGCTCCGGCGACAGAGATTGTTGGACCCGGAAGGGCCACGTCAACATTGTTTGAGACCAAACCATCGCGCCTTCCCGTGGGGATGCTGTAACTCGGGCCTCCGGCTAACGCCACGGAGTCACGTGTCGCTAATGTGATGATGTCAGCACATGAGACCGTGGAGGGACACGCGGCCTCTAGCTGAGCCTTGATGCGGTCAATCAGGCCAAATTCTCTAACGCTTCCGTTTGGTCCGGCCGTTTTCTCAGAGTTGGTTGAGTCAATGAGAAGGGAAGCGTCACAGCCCTACGAAGAATGAACAATCATACTCCCTCCCAATTACTCTAAGCGGTGTTTAGAGAAAAAAAATTTGTTTCAAAATAACTGATATTCTCATTAATAAAATTTAATACCATTTAAACTTTGTGACAAGCTGCAAAATACTAATTTTTTTTCTTATTGGTTGAACTAATTTCATTTAATGATATTTTTATGTAACCAAGATAAATTGTATAGAAATTTGTATTTTCTTAATCCAAGTACAAAAACCTTAAAAATCACTTTAAAGTGATACATAGAGAGTATATATTTAAAATAAGATTAACCAGACTAAATGATAATGATATGAAATTCATGTAATTTTGTGAGTCTTATTTATTTTATTTTTTTTGTCAGCTATGGGAAGCTTATTTAAAATGCTTTTATTATACAGTATGCTGTTTTGTACAGCATGCTCAGTTTAAAGTTTAAACTAAAAATTAACATAGAATGTTTGGACATGTTTGAGCTGTATTAAAATGTTATAGGTTAGATTATTACCCTAACGAAACAGTCGTGAAAGTGCATACGGAGCAAAGCAGCAGTTACGGTTGGGTCAACACCAAACCGTTGGCGCACCAGATTGCGTACGATAGTCTCGGCTTGAGGGCATGACCGGCTATAAAACCCGACTCGCAGTTGAGCAAATGCGATGGGGAAAATAAAGAAAAGCACAAGAAGAGAAGAAAACTTCATCATTTTTGTTGATAAGAAGTTTTCTTCGAAGTATTTGCTTTTGCTTCTTGTGGAAGGGATTGTTAGACATTTGTGATCAACCATAAGGTATATATACTAAAAACTCAACCGCTAGAAAATATAATTTAAGTTTTTAAAACTATCCCATCTCCTGTTTGTGCCGAAGACATGCGAAAGTCAACGGTTATATCAATTTGAGAGAAAATAAGCTTTAGAAACGTTTGCAAAGGCGTGCGAGCGACTTGTGAACATTCCTTCGCCATGTTGTAATTTTTTATTAATATATACTTTTTTGTAACTAATTTTTTATTAATCTACTTTATACTTATATGCTGAAGATTTGATCCAGCTATGTTGATAAATGTAGAATTTTAATCAATTACATGGTCGAGAAGGTGGCAGTTACATCGTAATATATATATCATTTTCAGTTTTTTTTTGCCGGTTTCGATTTTTTTTA
This genomic interval from Brassica oleracea var. oleracea cultivar TO1000 chromosome C2, BOL, whole genome shotgun sequence contains the following:
- the LOC106325914 gene encoding peroxidase 57 produces the protein MMKFSSLLVLFFIFPIAFAQLRVGFYSRSCPQAETIVRNLVRQRFGVDPTVTAALLRMHFHDCFVRGCDASLLIDSTNSEKTAGPNGSVREFGLIDRIKAQLEAACPSTVSCADIITLATRDSVALAGGPSYSIPTGRRDGLVSNNVDVALPGPTISVAGAVSLFTNKGMNVFDAVALLGAHTVGQGNCGLFNDRITNFRGTGRPDPSMDPALVSSLRNTCRNSASAALDQSTPLRFDNQFFKQLRKRRGVMQVDQRLATDRQTRGVVARYANNNAFFKRQFVRAMIKMGAVDVLTGRSGEIRRNCRRFN